CAACAGATTAAAACAcggaaagaaatgaatgaagatatttaaattaaacacagaacCAATCCTTTGCAAAATGATAAGCTGTGAGTTTAGGCAAAACCACTGCTAAGGTCCGTGAAAGCCTCTGCTTGTGTCACACTACCTATTTCATGGTATAGCGATCCCTGCTTCCCTGTCATGAGTTTCCTGGAGTTCAGCTTTTCAATCTTCATGAGGTGATTGCAGCACTGCTTCCACTGGCCTGCAACAAACAGCATAAGCAGTCATTTTCAAAGCACATGTCAGGAATTAGTCTACTCCCAGCTTCTGTCTCCGTCAAATTGTATTTACAGTCGTTGGCAAGCTGGCAGTATCGTAATACTTCTGTCAATCTGAGACAACAGATGATGTCATGCCTGTGCCACATACCAGAATAATCTGGTTATAGATGTTGGTATGATACAGTATCTGTTCACATGGCCTATTCAAATATAAACATTGAAGACCTAATTATCTAAATAATTATTTGTTCTTATGCTGTGCTGGCGTCTTGAGGGTAAATATGTgcttctgcagctttaaatctaACTGTGCTTTCACAGGGCAGACTGTGAGCCGGCAGCTGCGAAGAACAGCAACTCATCgaaatgaggatgatgaagaagaaaagcaaagctCCTACACACTCCAGAAATAACccctttaattaaaaacaaaatcaaattaattagCACTGTAATGGGAGATGTGCTCACTGTCGTACAAGATAAGCGATCTTTGCACACCTGTGCAAAAACAGGTGCGGAGGAGAATAACTGATGAGTGAAAGTACTAAGAATTGGCTCCCACACATGCCAGTTGTCTGAGGAAGGTCTCTTTACCAAAAATAACCGAGCTAATCCGGTGTTGGTGTGTTGTGCTGATAGTAAAAGAGTAAACAACACCCAAAGAGTTCACACACGTTTTACTCATTTTCACCACAAACGTGAAATTTCTCCTGCAATCTTGCTCATGAAAGAAGATTTTTTGCGTGTCTTCATCCTCAGAAATGCACTGTGGCACGAAGAAGCTACAAAAATAACCCGGAGGTGATGAGCCCTGATGATGACctacatattttacatttttcgCAGAAAGCTGATGAACTTGTGCTGAACTTGGTGCTCGCCTGCCCTCTGCTCGGACTCAGGACGACACCAGTGGAAAATTAAGTGACGGCTTGATTCAGGGCAGTGGTGTGTGGCATGGACCTCGCATGAACCAGCTCAAACTCCACATTCCTGCATGGGGAGTGGACGTTTTCAGCATACAGCACCGTGACCTCGtgacacaaaagacaaagaaactgaGTCTGCAATGCAGAATTGAAGTGCAGGTGCTTCTAATTGATGTGTGTCATTAACCATAAACTGAATGTGGAGGTTTGAGTTAGCCTGCTGATTTGGACGCAGGGGCATTAAAGCCTGAAGCATGGCTCAAAATTTTATTGTAGTTGACACAAAACTATTCTTTCGTGACATTTTTGGTAATTTTGGGACGTGTTCGgtaatgacattttcattggtGTAAGCCATGGGTGGGGAAGGTCCAGCATCCGGGTGAGACAGTTGGATCCGGCCCACGAGCcagttcatgaaaacaaaaacgaaactcaggaacacacacacaaaaaaaagtctatGCGGCAACTTTTCAACTTTTTTCAGCATGTGAGGCGAGTGTGTCCAGGTGAACGCCTGTCCTCCTCCCATCAGACCCTCCTCATCAGTTCATTGTGGAGGCTGACGGTTCGGATAAAAAGGTTGGAGGTGTGTCCCggcagtcagtcagtttgtgaCCAGGAACTGGTCTCCATCCAGACTGCCAAAAGACTCAATTGCCCTCAAACCCTTTGGGCCCTATTCTTCGGACGATTTCACTCTCACTTAGCGACCCGGTTTCAGAAACATCAAGCCTGACGCCCTCTCCCAACAGTCCCAATAATCCAGCAAAACAAGACACTGCCCTTCCCTCGTCATGCCTGGTGGCTGCAGCGGCCGGGGAATTTGAATCTTCTGTCAAAGAAGCATGAAAAACTTTAAAAGTTCCCATGAAAGGGTAGATAGAAGTCTGCCTCTGCAGCCCAGAGGCATTTACATTTTCTATGTCTGAACTAATAATACTATCACAGATTGCAAGGAAAAAAGTGGAATGTGACCCCTCGACTCCACACTGAAACTTCTGCTTGTGATCAATACATGCACCCCCAGATAAAAGATAGTAAACAGGCAGGAACTCATTAAGGATGAAGTTTCTCACTTTGAGGACAAGCTACAGTGATTGTTTGATTTAATCAGGCAGAGTGACAATTTTCTCAAGTAGTTGCTGTCTGCACCAGCTCGTGGACACATAAGACGACATAATTATTGCTGCATTGTAGCAGGCTCTCAAGAATATAATTGTCACCTCCTCTGATTTTCATAAATATGCGCTGTAAGAAATGCCTCTCGGATTTCCCGGCTGTGAGGGAAATTCTCTGAAGCAGCATGTCCCCCACCTTCATCCCCAGATCTTGACAAATCAAGTCAGAAAATCTGCTCAGAGgtccagctctgctgctctgctccctTTTTAAGATTCATCCATTGTTATGATTGGAGAAGTCGAATGGTTGCTGCGTGCGACTTTCTGGAAACAGACTGGTGGTATTTGGGgcaatttaaaaacaatgacGATGGCACATGAGGACAAAACATGCATCAGTGCTGTGACCACACTCTTCTTAAtgtcactgtgctgcatttGACCTTTGCCAAAGTGGCACTGTCAGCTTAAAGGTCACTCTGATTCAGAACCTGGATGATGGGCGAGCCCCGGGAAGCCCGATCCGCCCATCCAGGAATCAGCTAGCTTGGTTTAAATATTATCTAAGTATTTAGTCTCAGTCTAAGAATTGTATTTCAGCAGGTGCAGCCACACTACAACAGTCAGCTACCACTAGCAACTTTGTAGACTCCAGTAACGTGTTGACGTTACAACCAGGCTTCTCTCCCGCCGTCCCCCAGcaccctcctccacctctaCCACTACGGGGGTCTGGGTCGCCGTTTCCGCCACAGGCGGCAACCTCACAACCGGGCACCAGCCGTGCATCTGTCAGCAGCCCCTCTCCCAACCCTCATCTTCAGCAGTGTAATTCCGGATGACCTCGGGGCGGTTGAACCTGAACAGGCACTCACGGGTAGCTCTCCAGTCCGGCTCTGCTCAGTGAAGGAACACACATTTTGCCGGTGGTACCACAGCAGAGCCTGCTTAGTGTTCTGTGAAAGGTGACGCTGCCCGTTTCCTTTGTAGACAGTTGAGGGCTTATGCATCATTGgatttaacatttacagtaacaGGCTGCGAGAACACTTTTCCCGTGTTAACACTGCGTTCACTGAGCATCTAAAAGCATGTCACATCTATGTCACACCTCGGAGAGCTCCCCAGCAACGATTCATCGACGGGTTTGACGGCAGGTCGATGGGGCGATGGGGGCTGAAATGACGTGCAGGTAGCACCTAAACCACAGAACAAACTTACAACTCATTTCCATGTTACTGCTGATAAATTCACACCCGAACAGTGTTAGAGAGCGCTTTCATATGCAACAGGAAAGTTATGTTTgcataataaacaatataaatgtacatttacatttaatatgAATTTGAGCAACATGCCTCGCATTTTCCAACCTCGCTTGGCAGCAGACGACAGTAcattaaaaaggcttttttttacacatttatagGTAAATTACCTTTTAATGCAGAACACTGGATGCTTTCTATGCATTCAGATGCAACTTTAATAACAGTTAATGACTTAAATTACAGGAATAATGCAGCACGCTGAAGTGTTCCTGCACACAGGTGTGCAGACTGCTTGACTTTCAATGAGATGCTCTATTGCATTAATGCATATAGTTGCATGTGCATTAagattaatatatattatactaTAATTAACTATTTACTTATTAAAAAGTTCTTATGAACAGATGTGCACAGGAACTCTTGAATATTGAGTGGTTGTGCTTTGCCTTGACGTCAACATGAGCACTTTCTGGCGagacattttttcacaaaaCATGTCAGGATATAGAAATTAACAACCTGACACTGGTTCAGTTTTCACTTTGGCTACATATTCCAACCCCCTGATGTCATCTAGGTGTAGACATGTACCAGTGTATTCATAAAAAAATGcgtttaatgtaaaaatacagagGAGGCTCTGTATTGATGGGAGAGAAGCCAGTTATAAGTATTATATgtacaccaccaccacagtgtGCAGATGTTACATATATTTGTTTTGAGTATATTGATATATTGAGTTTTGAggtagcattttttttcttttcaagattTGCAGCTCTGTTGAGTTTGGAAGCTGAAGTTTGCTGGAAAAGTCAATGAAACTAGTGCTGCATTTTCTAACGATGGTGATTACAGTATGTTGTCACATTAGTGGGAATGTGCATGAGAAAACTACTAAATCATTGGCTGTATGACTCAAAGTGGTCATGCTCTAAGAATTTTTACATTACACAAAATGAGACTACGTTGTGAGATAAGGCTCTACTAAATTAGTTGTGGCCCTGACTTTCGGCTCCTTTGTAGTCTACTATATATAAGTAGAACTACCTCAGGAGACAATACATATGGCAAATTGTGTGTGAGCTGTCTGGTCCAAGGTTATTAAGTTGCGTATATTCATATTCCAAAACGGTGGAGGCAGGCTTCAGAGTCTTCATTATCATGTTAATGTCTTACAGGTATGTCACGCGTGTGAGGTTAATGTGCATGCGTGTCACCTGTGAGGagataaatgcatttttaccTTCTGTTCTCGTTCAGCACATGATAAGGTACAGAGCTATACAGCTCATGATCTGAGTACAACATcagacagctgtcacacacatcaAAAGACAGGCAGGTATCACTGATGTCACAAACATGCCATGAAAGAATGCCGTCCTGCAGGTATCAGCACATATATTTCGACTGCTTTCAACTGCGCATACAAACCCTCATAAGCAATCCCTCAGACATTTCCAGTATAGATACTTGGCTGAGTTTGAGTTATGCTGTAATCGAGTGTAGCTTGTTTCTCCTGCTCCTTTAGATAAAGCTGTTCTCACACCGTTCACCTGTGTTGTGCAGTTGCAGTTgatcaaagagaaaaatgaagcaTGAATGCATGCTGTTTCATTTAATAGTGTTACTTGGACTAGTTTATACGAAAATACAGAAGACGTAAGACTAAGACATTAATATCAGTTTTTCACTCTGCAACTGCTCCAGCTGGTGTGAAAATGTTAAAGCCTCGTGTAAAAACCTGGCACACAGTGACGGTCTGAAGTGATGACTGCAGTCTGTTGCAGTTTTGATGATATTGGACAAGCATGTGCTGCCTTGTGCTTGCAGAACACAGTGGATTAAATAACATGTGTTCCACGTGGATTAAGGAACGTAGgctttgtacttttttttcagcattgaGGAAGCCATATTAAGTGGAGGATCTAGGGGTCCAAGAAATTCTGCATTCTGCTGCACCAGTTTGTCTCTTCTGCATGGTTTTATTGTGTAAATGTCTTCATTTGTGTAGAGAAAAAGACgttttgagaaaaaaatgccCCAAATTGTACTCCTTTTCCCTTCTGGCTCCTTCATGGTGCACagttgcttcttcttctttccatttTATGGCAGATTACAGCCATTGCTTTCGAGGTTTCTGCCATCATGTTGCATTCTGCCCCCAgtaaaatcatttcattttcatcttgcTTTATACAAAGTGAGGTTAGTTAGTGGGGTATGTTGGCCAGAGCTGTAAATGTCATAAAGGTGGCTTTTTGTTAACCTGGCTAATTTAGGCTGCACACCTAACCTGCTTCAGAATGCCCCACCCTGTCGCAGATTCTTTTTCCGGTGATATCCTCTACAAGCAAGAAATAGATAGAGACGAAATTGGTGCTTGTAATTGCAGCAGCACACGTGCATTTGTTCCTCACATCAAACTAACCAGATATAACGTGTTACTTAGTGAACTGGAGAGGTAGGCTGCTGGCTACTGACAGAAAGACACGTCATAGGAATGCAGTTTATCCATACCATTAACTGAAGCCTCAAAAATAACCATAAAGTTGAGCACAAAGTTCTGATTATCAGACATTAAATGAGCATTAGTGGATcaacaaaagcagctttttaTGGCAGGGCTCCGGAACAgattgtgtttgtatgtcagtttgtttgttaattAGCAGGATTTAAAAACTTGAGAGATTACAGGAAAATTTGGTGCACAATTAGAAGCAAGACAAGAACAGGTGAGTGTTTTTGGGTGCCGATGTGGGTCGTACTGTACCGGACCGGCCCTGCATGCATGCTTTGATGCAGATCTGACGTTGATTCATTTGTGTGCATACCGTGAGGTGTGTCAGCATACCAAAGCGCTTTCTAGAACCATTATAATTAATGGCAACACTACAGCAATTGATCTTTTCTTGGCCCACAGCCTAAATTCAcacctttaaaatgtttcactcaGAAACTTCAAACTTTTCCTCAGGCTCCCAAAATATAGTCTCAACAGCTGTGCTAGTGGCTAGTGTTAGAGGCTAATGGGTTACACTGTCAGTTTTGTTCTTCCAGGGCTCACTCATGTTGTAGACTTGTTGCCAGAGGGTCTCGGTCCAGCACTGCGTGTCTTCAGGTGCAGGCGTGGTCAGCATGTAGGTCACGTCCTCGCCTTGGTGCTGCGTGCTGACGTATATACTCTTGCAATGGACAGGACCTCCGTCTGACACACAGACGAGGGTAtcctgacagaaaaacacacacaacatcattATTCAGATGATCGGGTTGGAGTTTTGCTTGAATAAGCATGAAAAGGTACCAAAGGTGTGTTGTCTTAGAAACATCCACCTTAGCTCAGATATCACAGGAAGCCACAGTGCTACCGTACACACTACTGAGATATTAATAGCTGACAGCTTCAACCGCAGTTCAACGGAAGGTCTAAGGAAATGCTGCAGGTAAAAACATCCTTTTACAGATATATCAGCTGCAGGAGCACGTTTGAATTCAATTTCTTTGTATGATTTAACTATATCATGTACAATAAGGTAGTTTAATCATGGGGTTCTCCATTAAGGGGTCAGTCCCCTGCAAaaggtcacaagataaatctggaGCATCGTGACAGGATTAATGAAACAAAAGTTCTGCTGCACcaatctgcattcatttttcaaccttttttgtgaaatattagATAATTTGACATCTAAACACATCTAAATTACACAATCTGAGAGGTTTAGAGAGGAAATCACTGCTAACAGCCCATAAACATCTTAACCATGTGACACTAAGTAAACATAAGATAAAACAGTTGCAAACATATGCATTGTATCTTCTAAGATCGTCCAATGTAAATCCAAAAGTAACTATTAACTGCAGCTGACAGATGAATGGAATGGAAGGAAAAAGTACAATGACAGTACAGGTACAAAGTCGTATAAAATCAAACACCAAAGCTAAGTTCAAGTGCCTCAGAACAGCAGGAACAGTTACAAAGGGCCTCCTCTCTGAGAACGTTTTTCATTAAATCACCAGTGCACTCTGGTGGCCTCGGCCTGTTATTGTaatcaacatgaaaaaaactgtaaatgaatCCATTTGTTTATTCATGGCTTCTCATTTAGAACCGACCTTTTTGATGGGGATTACAAGTAATGGCTTGTCCTCAGACTCCAGGTTATCTGGACTCTGATAGCAGAGAAGACTTTGTCCCCTGAGGGTCCCATAGACATTTTTCCAGCAATTAAGGTCCTCTCCAAGCTGAatgagagcagggaggagagtgATACTGTGAATGACAATGGGATTTTTAAAAGATCACAAAGCAGGATAACACATGATAATGTAGTCACCTTAACCTTGAGCTGGCCACTTATGACTGGCTGAATCATGCACAGAGGCTGAGCAACCAGGCGGCAGCACATGTTGCCATACAGAGGCAACCAGAATGGACTGTCCTCTGGAAAAGCAAAGAGATTCAGGATTAGAGGAGAAGAGACAAGAAGAAGATAGGAGAGGACTTATAACTCACCTGTTGCTGCTACAGACAAATCATGAGTTTTGAAACCTTCCTGGACGTGTTCGAGTCTCAGTGTTGTGTGAGCCAGCAGGTTAAACTTAGGCCTCCTTCAGACAGAAAGCAATGGGCAAAATCAGTCTTTTTCAGGTGTCACTCAGCTCTAAAACATTTCCCTTTAGAGTTTCAGGGAGGGGCGTCATCCTCACAGTGTAGACAGGTAAGGGGATAAAGGCGGTGACGCACTTCGCACAGGTCCGAAACCTCCTCCGCTGGAAATGGATCCACAAAACGCTGCAGACTCAAACGCAGCACGGATCCT
The Chelmon rostratus isolate fCheRos1 chromosome 19, fCheRos1.pri, whole genome shotgun sequence DNA segment above includes these coding regions:
- the LOC121623472 gene encoding rhotekin-like: MNDNTQDEEVLKQIEREVRMQEGASKLLAACSRREQALEASKSLLTCNARILALLSQLQGMRKAQILQRAGRRPSEDKVPCLGKVALSDLRIPLMWKDSEYFKNKGELHRYAVFCLLQCGTEIHNTDLVMVDRTLTDICFEDSLIFNEVGPGFQLRVELYSSCVVEDFSSGALGPRRVSCLGGSLGCSSGKRIRAAFESAAFCGSISSGGGFGPVRSASPPLSPYLSTLRPKFNLLAHTTLRLEHVQEGFKTHDLSVAATEDSPFWLPLYGNMCCRLVAQPLCMIQPVISGQLKVKLGEDLNCWKNVYGTLRGQSLLCYQSPDNLESEDKPLLVIPIKKDTLVCVSDGGPVHCKSIYVSTQHQGEDVTYMLTTPAPEDTQCWTETLWQQVYNMSQWKQCCNHLMKIEKLNSRKLMTGKQGSLYHEIVTPSSPGEGLVAPDLSAEIRTLLSSYYKESY